A genomic segment from Streptosporangium roseum DSM 43021 encodes:
- a CDS encoding NCS2 family permease, whose translation MDRFDRFFELSARGSTVGQEVRGGLTTFMAMAYIILLNPIILGGAVDVTGAKLSIPQLTASTIIAAAVSTILMGLVGNAPFGVAAGLGLNAVVAYQAAPFMTWAQAMGLVVLEGLVIVVLAVSGVRRLIMNSIPLALKHAISVGIGMFITLIGLVDAGFVARGTGTPVQLGRTGHLTGWPVALFCFGLLLVIVLFVRKVRGAILIGIVVTAVLAIVVNSVARIDPANWGVVVPRMPEAVVALPDAGLIGQVDLFGGFARAGAVTATVVLFTLVLSGFFDAMGTIIGVSDEAGMVDDEGRVPRLGAILTVDGVAGAIGGFSSASANTVFVESAAGVGEGARTGLAALVTGGMFVVTLFFTPLATVVPAAAAAPALVLVGALMMTQARNVPWEDLTLAIPAFLTIVMMPFTYSITNGVGAGVISYTAIQAATGRARRIPWLLWVVTLVFAAYFAIEGIRGLLG comes from the coding sequence ATGGATCGGTTCGATCGGTTCTTCGAGCTGTCGGCACGCGGTTCGACCGTCGGCCAGGAGGTCCGGGGCGGTCTCACCACGTTCATGGCGATGGCCTACATCATCCTGCTGAACCCGATCATCCTGGGCGGAGCCGTCGACGTCACCGGCGCGAAGCTGTCGATCCCGCAGCTCACCGCGTCGACGATCATCGCGGCGGCGGTGAGCACGATCCTGATGGGACTGGTGGGCAACGCGCCGTTCGGCGTCGCGGCGGGGCTGGGGCTGAACGCGGTGGTCGCCTACCAGGCCGCGCCGTTCATGACCTGGGCGCAGGCGATGGGGCTGGTGGTGCTGGAAGGCCTGGTCATCGTGGTGCTGGCGGTCTCCGGGGTGCGGCGGCTCATCATGAACTCCATCCCCCTGGCGCTCAAGCACGCGATCAGCGTGGGCATCGGGATGTTCATCACGCTGATCGGGCTGGTGGACGCCGGGTTCGTCGCGAGGGGGACGGGGACGCCGGTGCAGCTCGGCAGGACCGGGCACCTGACCGGCTGGCCGGTGGCGCTGTTCTGCTTCGGCCTGCTGCTGGTGATCGTGCTGTTCGTGCGCAAGGTCCGGGGGGCCATCCTGATCGGCATCGTGGTCACCGCCGTGCTGGCGATCGTGGTCAACTCGGTCGCGAGGATCGACCCGGCGAACTGGGGAGTCGTGGTGCCCCGGATGCCGGAGGCGGTGGTGGCGCTGCCGGACGCCGGGCTGATCGGCCAGGTGGACCTGTTCGGCGGGTTCGCCCGCGCCGGGGCGGTGACCGCGACGGTCGTGCTGTTCACGCTGGTGCTGTCCGGGTTCTTCGACGCGATGGGCACGATCATCGGGGTGAGCGACGAGGCGGGCATGGTGGACGACGAGGGCCGGGTGCCCCGGCTGGGGGCCATCCTGACCGTCGACGGCGTGGCCGGGGCGATCGGCGGGTTCTCCAGCGCCTCGGCCAACACGGTCTTCGTGGAGTCGGCGGCCGGTGTCGGCGAGGGCGCCAGGACCGGCCTGGCCGCCCTGGTCACCGGCGGCATGTTCGTGGTGACCCTGTTCTTCACCCCGCTGGCCACGGTCGTCCCGGCCGCCGCGGCGGCCCCCGCGCTGGTGCTGGTGGGCGCGCTGATGATGACGCAGGCCAGGAACGTGCCCTGGGAGGATCTGACCCTGGCCATCCCGGCCTTCCTGACGATCGTCATGATGCCGTTCACCTACAGCATCACCAACGGCGTCGGCGCCGGCGTGATCAGCTACACCGCCATCCAGGCGGCGACCGGCCGGGCCCGGCGGATCCCGTGGCTGCTCTGGGTGGTCACCCTGGTCTTCGCGGCCTACTTCGCCATCGAGGGCATCCGGGGGCTGCTCGGCTAG